From Streptomyces sp. NBC_00370, a single genomic window includes:
- a CDS encoding SDR family NAD(P)-dependent oxidoreductase: protein MAPTTRDPRASHRLTGLSAVVTGGSRGLGLLLARQLAGRGCTVTLTARDADELERAAVRLREETGATIHVAVCDVRERSTVRELMRATHARDGLDIVIANAGVIQVAPVEAIAAEEFEAAMGTMFEGTLHTALEALPYLRESHGRLALIGSVGGLLGVPHLLPYSCAKAAVGALAEGLHAETAAAGVSVTVVHPGLMRTGSHRQAEFGGDTAAEFGWFSALSGTPLLSMDADRAARKIVDSVARRRARLVLTPAAKAAQLAHGVAPGLTTRLTGLTARLLPSADGQGPLRQGHEAGLPRGPMARRLRAWGSALNDRAVHHANQRRPGPRTSS, encoded by the coding sequence ATGGCCCCCACCACCCGTGACCCGCGTGCTTCCCACCGTCTGACCGGGCTGTCGGCCGTCGTCACCGGCGGCTCGCGCGGCCTGGGCCTGCTGCTCGCCCGGCAGCTCGCCGGGCGAGGGTGCACCGTGACCCTCACCGCCCGCGACGCCGACGAACTCGAACGCGCCGCCGTCCGGCTCCGGGAGGAGACCGGCGCCACCATCCATGTGGCCGTCTGCGACGTCCGGGAACGCTCCACCGTCCGCGAACTCATGCGTGCCACCCACGCCCGCGACGGCCTCGACATCGTGATCGCCAACGCGGGGGTCATTCAGGTCGCCCCGGTCGAGGCGATCGCGGCCGAGGAGTTCGAGGCCGCCATGGGCACGATGTTCGAGGGCACGCTGCACACGGCCCTGGAAGCGCTGCCCTACCTGCGCGAAAGCCATGGCAGGCTCGCCCTCATCGGCTCGGTGGGTGGTCTCCTCGGGGTACCTCACCTGCTGCCGTACTCCTGCGCGAAAGCCGCTGTCGGCGCCCTGGCGGAGGGCCTGCATGCCGAGACGGCGGCCGCAGGGGTGAGCGTGACGGTGGTTCACCCGGGGCTCATGCGGACCGGTTCGCACCGGCAGGCCGAGTTCGGCGGCGACACCGCGGCGGAGTTCGGCTGGTTCAGTGCCTTGTCCGGAACACCGCTGCTGTCCATGGACGCCGATCGCGCGGCCCGCAAGATCGTGGACTCGGTCGCCCGGCGCCGCGCCCGTCTCGTCCTCACCCCCGCCGCCAAGGCCGCCCAACTCGCCCACGGTGTCGCACCCGGCCTCACCACCCGCCTCACCGGGCTCACCGCGCGGCTGCTGCCTTCCGCCGACGGGCAAGGACCGCTACGTCAGGGCCACGAAGCCGGCCTTCCGCGAGGCCCGATGGCCCGGCGACTGCGTGCCTGGGGCAGCGCCCTCAACGACCGGGCCGTCCACCACGCCAACCAGCGACGGCCTGGGCCCCGTACCAGCTCCTGA
- a CDS encoding DUF5133 domain-containing protein, which produces MTREATTTEQQRATGWFTAPPPHAGLSEREERAVLTPHPQDLRVALARYADARIEDDRHPTEATARAVDDATYTLCVMTGTRNIPQALSTADALLSRHTTVFPSRTDTAPSQSSDLQAA; this is translated from the coding sequence ATGACGCGCGAAGCGACCACGACCGAGCAGCAGCGAGCGACGGGCTGGTTCACCGCCCCGCCGCCGCACGCCGGTCTTAGTGAACGTGAGGAACGTGCCGTGCTGACTCCCCACCCTCAGGACCTCCGAGTGGCCCTGGCCCGCTACGCCGATGCCCGCATCGAAGACGACCGTCACCCCACCGAGGCCACCGCCCGGGCGGTGGACGACGCCACGTACACCCTGTGCGTCATGACGGGCACCAGGAACATCCCGCAAGCTCTGAGCACCGCCGACGCCCTGCTCAGTCGGCACACCACCGTCTTCCCTTCCCGCACCGATACGGCGCCCTCCCAGAGCAGTGATCTGCAGGCCGCCTGA
- a CDS encoding Dps family protein codes for MSIKEGGDVIQLLHLRLHALNDLALTLKHIHWNVVGPHFIAVHEMLDPQVEAVRAMVDETAERISTLGGSPHGTPGALVKERTWDDYAVGRAGAIEHLGALDLVYTGVIAEHRSTAEATDEPDPVTQDMLIGQLRQLELFQWFVRAHLETAGGALSTAGASTERKAATQAGKKASRKR; via the coding sequence ATGTCGATCAAGGAGGGCGGCGACGTCATCCAACTGCTTCACCTGCGTTTGCACGCCCTGAACGACCTGGCCCTCACGCTCAAGCACATCCACTGGAACGTGGTCGGTCCGCACTTCATCGCGGTACACGAAATGCTCGACCCGCAGGTCGAAGCAGTCCGCGCCATGGTCGACGAGACGGCGGAGCGCATCTCCACCCTGGGCGGATCACCCCACGGGACCCCGGGTGCCCTCGTGAAGGAGCGGACCTGGGACGACTACGCGGTGGGCCGGGCCGGCGCCATCGAGCACCTCGGAGCGCTCGACCTCGTGTACACCGGCGTCATCGCAGAGCACCGCAGTACGGCGGAGGCCACCGACGAACCTGACCCGGTGACGCAAGACATGCTCATCGGTCAGCTGCGACAGCTCGAACTGTTCCAGTGGTTCGTGCGCGCCCACCTGGAGACCGCCGGCGGCGCACTCAGCACCGCCGGTGCATCCACTGAGCGCAAGGCAGCGACTCAGGCGGGAAAGAAGGCCAGCCGAAAGCGCTGA
- a CDS encoding SDR family oxidoreductase, which translates to MAENGQGRDDPVDKHPQPEFPQQDQRHPGWSGPMDPPPDHGEESYKGHGTLKDLKAVVTGGDSGIGRAVALAYAREGADVLITHLPEEVDEARETTRLVEEAGRKAVAVECDIREESACRALIERAVGEFGRIDILVNNAAYQMSQPDGIGAISTEQFDRVMRTNLYGMFWLSKMALPHIPRGGCIINSSSVQAYKPSPHLLDYAMTKGAIVTFTQGLAQMVAEDGIRVNAVAPGPVWTPLIPATMPDTTSFGKQAPLGRPAQPAEMAPAYVFLASPQAGYITAEILNATGGTPLP; encoded by the coding sequence ATGGCGGAGAACGGGCAGGGCCGAGACGATCCGGTGGACAAGCATCCGCAGCCGGAGTTTCCCCAGCAGGATCAGCGGCACCCGGGGTGGAGCGGCCCCATGGATCCGCCGCCGGACCATGGCGAAGAGTCCTACAAGGGGCACGGGACGCTGAAGGATCTCAAGGCGGTGGTCACGGGCGGTGACTCGGGCATCGGCCGCGCCGTGGCTCTGGCGTACGCCCGGGAGGGCGCCGACGTCCTGATCACCCACCTGCCGGAGGAGGTCGACGAGGCCCGCGAGACCACCCGCCTGGTCGAGGAAGCCGGGCGCAAGGCGGTGGCGGTGGAGTGTGACATCCGTGAGGAGAGTGCCTGCCGGGCACTCATCGAACGGGCGGTCGGCGAGTTCGGCCGGATCGACATCCTCGTGAACAATGCCGCGTACCAGATGTCCCAGCCCGACGGCATCGGCGCCATCTCCACCGAACAGTTCGACCGCGTCATGCGCACCAACCTGTACGGGATGTTCTGGCTCTCGAAGATGGCGCTGCCTCACATCCCGCGAGGTGGCTGCATCATCAACTCGTCGTCGGTTCAGGCGTACAAGCCCAGCCCGCATCTGTTGGACTACGCGATGACCAAGGGCGCCATCGTCACCTTCACCCAGGGGCTGGCACAGATGGTCGCCGAGGACGGAATCCGGGTCAACGCGGTGGCCCCCGGCCCGGTCTGGACCCCTCTCATCCCCGCGACCATGCCGGACACCACCTCCTTCGGCAAGCAGGCGCCGCTGGGCCGCCCGGCCCAGCCGGCGGAAATGGCACCGGCCTATGTCTTCCTCGCGTCGCCCCAGGCCGGCTACATCACAGCGGAGATCCTGAACGCGACTGGCGGAACGCCCCTTCCCTAG
- a CDS encoding carboxylate-amine ligase translates to MITVGVEEEYLLIDPETCLPVPLGQQVRKAAGLSTAADADEVQAELLQAQVEIATPVCMELEEVGGHLLRLRHAVGTAAEELGCRLAACGASPLREADPVPVTPEPRYRGIASQAPRLVAEQLINGMHVHAAVPDRATGVQVLNRLRPWLPTLVAMSANSPFWDGEDTGFASWRTVLFGRWPVSGPPPHFTDEDEHERRITKLVSSGAISDRGQVYWHARLSDRYPTVEVRCPDVQLRADDAVMFAGIVRALVATAIEETKADQPIPEYPTELQHAATWHAARHGMSASLIDPEGKRRDAADVVHHLLDHAGPALDTAGDQREVESLVHRLLDQGTPADQQRRAYVQDGLPGVLALITRSTTAV, encoded by the coding sequence ATGATCACCGTAGGTGTCGAGGAAGAATATCTGCTGATCGATCCGGAGACCTGTCTGCCCGTGCCGCTGGGGCAGCAGGTACGGAAAGCAGCGGGCCTGAGCACGGCCGCCGACGCCGACGAGGTGCAGGCGGAGTTGCTGCAGGCCCAGGTCGAGATCGCCACACCCGTGTGCATGGAGCTCGAAGAGGTCGGCGGGCACCTCCTGCGACTGCGGCACGCGGTGGGCACGGCGGCCGAGGAGCTGGGCTGTCGGCTCGCGGCGTGCGGAGCGTCCCCGCTGAGGGAAGCCGACCCGGTGCCTGTGACACCGGAACCGCGGTATCGCGGAATCGCCTCCCAGGCACCCCGGCTGGTGGCCGAGCAACTGATCAACGGCATGCACGTGCACGCGGCGGTGCCCGACCGGGCAACCGGGGTACAGGTACTCAACCGGTTGCGGCCCTGGCTTCCCACGCTGGTGGCGATGTCGGCCAACTCGCCGTTCTGGGACGGCGAGGACACCGGCTTCGCCAGCTGGCGCACGGTCCTCTTCGGCCGCTGGCCGGTCAGCGGCCCGCCTCCTCATTTCACCGACGAGGACGAGCACGAGCGGCGCATCACCAAGCTGGTCAGCTCCGGTGCCATCAGCGACAGGGGACAGGTCTACTGGCACGCGCGGCTCTCGGACCGCTACCCCACGGTCGAGGTGCGGTGTCCCGACGTCCAACTGCGGGCGGACGACGCGGTCATGTTCGCCGGGATCGTGCGCGCCTTGGTCGCCACCGCGATCGAGGAGACGAAGGCGGACCAGCCGATCCCCGAGTACCCGACGGAATTGCAGCACGCGGCGACCTGGCACGCGGCACGCCACGGGATGAGCGCCTCCCTCATCGATCCCGAAGGCAAACGCCGGGATGCCGCCGACGTCGTGCACCATCTCCTGGACCACGCCGGCCCCGCGCTGGACACGGCCGGCGATCAGCGGGAGGTCGAATCGCTCGTCCACCGGCTCCTCGACCAGGGAACCCCGGCGGACCAGCAACGACGTGCCTACGTCCAGGACGGTCTCCCTGGCGTCCTGGCGCTGATCACCCGCTCGACAACCGCCGTGTGA
- a CDS encoding SRPBCC family protein yields the protein MAVRHRLIERPPGDVWAVLADGTRYGEWVVGTSDTRPDTGVWPQVGSTIAYTVRLGRWSLSGNTTVRRCEAPGVLELEADSGWLGTARIALDIRPWGEHTLVILDEHPLRGPGGFLHNAAVDALIQARHRSMLGRLADVVEHSPRRRSAAI from the coding sequence ATGGCTGTGCGGCACCGATTGATCGAACGACCGCCCGGGGATGTCTGGGCGGTGCTTGCCGACGGCACGCGCTACGGCGAGTGGGTGGTCGGTACGTCCGACACTCGACCGGACACGGGCGTGTGGCCCCAGGTCGGTTCCACCATCGCGTACACCGTGCGGCTGGGCCGGTGGTCGTTGTCAGGCAACACGACCGTCCGGCGGTGCGAAGCGCCCGGCGTGCTGGAGCTGGAAGCCGACAGCGGATGGCTCGGCACCGCGCGGATCGCCCTCGACATACGGCCCTGGGGCGAGCACACCTTGGTCATCCTCGACGAACACCCGCTGCGCGGACCGGGCGGGTTCCTGCACAACGCCGCGGTCGACGCGCTGATCCAGGCGCGTCACCGCAGCATGCTCGGCCGACTGGCCGATGTGGTCGAGCACAGTCCACGGCGTCGATCCGCGGCGATCTGA